Proteins encoded together in one Festucalex cinctus isolate MCC-2025b chromosome 8, RoL_Fcin_1.0, whole genome shotgun sequence window:
- the setmar gene encoding histone-lysine N-methyltransferase SETMAR, with translation MNGSSFDLSNGLEDVIISFNPDSTEHTFPVFQYSPVNVQGPGCPVDPSEVTLTGCSCLSHSCNSGSCCCLQSHGQAYTNDGTLLSINISDAGHSTPVFECNALCSCSDSCSNRVVQRGLRLRLQVCFTSRRGWGVWTLQPIPHGMFVCEYAGEVISFEEARRRQLAQRFEENNYIIAVREHAGRGSITETFVDPATVGNIGRFLNHSCLPNLFMVPVRVHSLVPRLALFAGRDIDVEEELTFDYSGGYRNQTSGHHPLTQTDSTIQASRTVQRKACHCAANNCAKFLPLDLSILN, from the exons ATGAATGGCTCTAGTTTTGACTTGAGCAACGGTCTGGAAGAtgttattatttcatttaaccCTGATTCAACTGAGCATACTTTTCCTGTGTTCCAG TACTCTCCTGTCAACGTTCAAGGACCAGGATGCCCTGTTGACCCCAGTGAAGTTACGCTTACTGGGTGCTCCTGCCTTTCCCACTCATGCAACAGTGGGAGCTGTTGCTGTCTGCAGAGCCATGGACAGGCCTACACCAACGATGGCACGTTGCTAAGCATTAACATATCGGATGCTGGTCACTCCACCCCGGTGTTTGAGTGTAATGCCCTTTGTTCCTGCAGTGACAGTTGCTCAAACCGAGTGGTGCAGAGAGGGCTGAGGCTACGTTTGCAGGTATGTTTCACTAGCAGGAGGGGGTGGGGAGTGTGGACTCTGCAGCCGATCCCACATGGGATGTTTGTGTGCGAGTATGCTGGAGAGGTCATCAGTTTTGAGGAGGCACGACGAAGGCAACTTGCACAGAGATTTGAGGAAAATAATTACATCATTGCTGTACGGGAGCACGCGGGCAGAGGCTCCATCACGGAGACATTTGTTGACCCAGCCACTGTGGGAAACATAGGTCGCTTTCTAAATCACTCCTGCTTGCCCAACTTGTTCATGGTGCCGGTCCGTGTGCACTCTTTGGTGCCCAGATTGGCGCTGTTTGCTGGCCGCGATATCGATGTTGAAGAGGAATTAACGTTTGACTACTCCGGAGGCTACAGAAACCAAACATCTGGACACCACCCCCTCACACAAACTGACAGCACCATTCAGGCCAGTAGGACAGTCCAGAGGAAAGCTTGTCACTGTGCTGCCAACAACTGTGCAAAGTTCCTGCCTCTGGATTTATCCATTTTAAACTAA